The following coding sequences lie in one Zingiber officinale cultivar Zhangliang chromosome 2B, Zo_v1.1, whole genome shotgun sequence genomic window:
- the LOC122046394 gene encoding glycine-rich RNA-binding protein RZ1A-like has product MSEADEYRCFVGSLSWSTTDGGLKDAFKKFGHLTEAKIVLDKFSGRSRGFGFVTFDDKDSMEEAIEAMNGMDLDGRSITVERAQPQGPGSKDRDSGRDYERNRGHDYDRGRGRDFGGGRGRGSGGDCFKCGKPGHFARECPSGDGGRGDRYSGREDSYGGSRGSNNRYGPDRNGDRFSSRNRDGGSRGGSGGDRYNRERAGPYDRPNGGGGNRY; this is encoded by the exons ATGTCAGAAGCAGATGAATATCGCTGCTTTGTTGGTAGTCTCTCATGGTCAACTACCGATGGAGGTTTGAAGGATGCATTTAAAAAGTTTGGCCATCTTACTGAGGCAAAG ATTGTTCTTGACAAGTTTTCTGGCCGTTCTCGTGGATTTGGCTTTGTTACTTTTGATGACAAAGATTCAATGGAAGAGGCAATTGAAGCCATGAATGGAATGGATCTGGATGGACGCTCAATTACTGTGGAAAGAGCACAACCTCAAGGACCTGGTAGCAAGGACCGTGATTCAGGACGTGACTATGAACGCAATCGTGGTCATGACTATGATAGGGGTCGTGGTAGGGATTTTGGTGGTGGTCGCGGACGAGGTTCAGGTGGTGACTGTTTTAAGTGTGGAAAGCCTggccattttgcaagggaatgcCCTTCAGGTGATGGTGGAAGAGGGGATAGATATAGTGGCAGAGAAGATTCATACGGGGGTAGTCGTGGCAGTAACAACCGATATGGACCTGATCGTAACGGGGATCGGTTCAGTTCTCGCAACAGAGATGGGGGAAGCCGTGGGGGCAGTGGAGGTGACCGTTATAATCGTGAAAGGGCTGGCCCATATGACCGTCCCAATGGAGGTGGTGGCAACAGATACTGA